AACATTCGAAAAAGATTGTGGTATTTAAGTTCGCGCACCAAGGGCACACCATTGTGTTCCAGAATATCGGAATCAGCCCAAAACTTGCCCTGCCCCGCGCTGAAGCGCCGTAAGTCTTCCAAACTGCGAACATCTTTAAACAGTTCGGATTTTCCACGTTTCACAATTGCCAGGCGCATGCCCATCATGCCCCGATACAGAGGGATGTAAATCGCCTGAAATTCATTCTCGTAATCGGCTGTTGTCAGCCCAAAAAAAATATCCAACTCACCATTTCTTACGCCATTTATGCGCGTGCTTAATGGCAACGACGAAATATCGCCATAGGGAAAGACCGGCTCGTATTTTTCACCTCTCTTAATGGCTTCCAATATCAAACGATCTGGAAATTTTTCACGCTGATCACTCTGAATGGGAATTTTGATGGGGGTTCGCCCGCCGTGCGCAGGCTCACACATACAAGTCAACATAACGCCAACCGAAAAAAGCGAAACAACAAACAAAAACTTCATACGTTAATGTTTAACCCCCGCAGCCAAATTAACACTAGTTTTTAGTATGGCTAGCTTTTAGGGGATTTCCTGTTTTGCCTGGCATTTTAATCCACTTTTTTACAATGCATACTTTGCCAAAAATATAATGTATACGTTAACCCCTAAAAGCCCTTGCCGCACGCTTGGTGGCACCCTGCAAGCCAGTCGCGCCACTCCTACTCCCTGGTACCACTATTGGGAGGTAGTGTTCGTTACACGGCTTCTCTATAATTCATGCACCCGGCGATAGACAGATACGCAGCAAGCCAAGTGCTGTGGTAATTACACGATCATTCTGTCGAAGCTACTTCGGCAGGCGCTCGTAAATGTCAATCAAATCGCCACCTAACTACCAGGATGTAGCCCAACAATGCTGAAACGCACGCGCAAAGTCGCCCTAATTACCCTAGCTGTTTTTATCGGTCTGTACTCCCTGATCTGGCTGGTCTCACCGACGGTTACTCGATTGGTGCTCAACAAGGTGTTACAGAGTGAAAAGGTGCAGCTCACCGATGATAGTCATGTGCGGCTCAACTTGTTTTTGTCACGCTTAACCGTTGAGAATTTTGCTCTGGTACGCAGTGACCAAACCACACTGCAAATTGAGCAGATGCAGGTTCGTTACGGGCTATTAAAACTATTAGCCCAGGAAGTGTATATTCAGAAACTCACGCTGGATGGCTTGGATATGGTTCTGGATGTCGATGGTAAAGATGCCCATATCGCAGGCTTTCTACTGAATCGCCCGGCTGCGCCCAGCGACAATAATGAAAGCAATGCGGCACCTGGTGGCGGTCGCAAAGTGGCAGTGGCTGTACCCGAAATCGCGCTTAAAAATCTAACCTTGCAC
The DNA window shown above is from Alteromonadaceae bacterium 2753L.S.0a.02 and carries:
- a CDS encoding extracellular solute-binding protein (family 3) — encoded protein: MLTCMCEPAHGGRTPIKIPIQSDQREKFPDRLILEAIKRGEKYEPVFPYGDISSLPLSTRINGVRNGELDIFFGLTTADYENEFQAIYIPLYRGMMGMRLAIVKRGKSELFKDVRSLEDLRRFSAGQGKFWADSDILEHNGVPLVRELKYHNLFRMLEADRFDYFPRGMHEPWSEISTHRALNLVVDEHIMLWYTVPFYFFVNKSNVELAAHLTEQIEKMIADGSFTRMFQEDSDVQQALAQANLSQREIIRLENPFLTPQTPLERKELWFDPELGE